agaaagagagagactgGGATACCCGATTGGAAATATTGACACTAGACAAAAGGGCAAGAAAACATAAATAGAGGGCGTAGAGAGATAAAACGGCAAAAACATGTCCACTGTAGAATCATCTAGTTCGGCGGTGCAACAGCCACCCTCGTCCACGTTGCCTATGCTGGGcgatatgcaaatgcaaatgcaggcATCCACCTCATCGGCTTCCACGTCAGTGGGTGTGCCATTAGATACGCAAAGCAGCGGCGAACCGCcagctaaaaaacaaatgcttgaTCCAAATGCAgcttcctcctcctcctcgtcATCCAGTTCTATGTCAGGTGGCGCTGGctcagctggagctgcatgTGGTAGTGAGAAGTTAGCCTATCGTATTTCAACGGCGCTCTGCTGTGCCGTCTGCTTGGATTTGCCCAAAACGGCCATGTACCAGGTGAGTTAATTGCAACAtgctgaagaagaagaaaaaacagaacgttttggttttatttttcaaaatttgcacgcatacacacacacacatgtgcaatGTGGgagtaagtgtgtgtgtgcttgtgtgttaGGTGCAATGTATACAAAGCTCAGCTGTAACCAGCAGCCACTCCCCACAACGCCCGCACACAGCTggccaaagagagcgagagagagaaagagagcgcacacaaaaataaaatcgtatttatttgcttagtgttgttgtagttatttGCCTTGAAACTGACAATGAGAGTCACTTGCAGCTATAGACAAGCCCCCACCATTCCCCACACctaaatacaaacacacacacacacactgtgcCACCCTTCAATCATTTTTACTggttatatacatacatatagcgCACTCGCTTGCACTTATGAGTGTATTGCATTTATGCCCAatgctgcagttttattttattgcgtTTTAGGCAAAAGCAACCCTGCTACAATTTCtatgctctcgctctcgctctctccaaACGTTTCTCTTCCCCCAAGAACTATTTGCGCagttacatttacatttgttgtaaTGCGTTTTATACACTATTGCGTCAtaactttaaattatgttgctgCAAAGAAGAGTAGCAGCATAAATACTAATAaacgtatgtacatatgtgtgcatgcatgtgtgaaACATGCATATGGTGAAATGGTAGCCGTTAtgtattgaaattttgttCGTGGCCTATTTTTAGACTGCGCTCAGCTCGCTCGACCTCCACAGCGGCGCCAGCAATCGGTTGTCATTTGTTACCCCCCACACCCCCTACAAAATGCTAACAAAGCAACGTCGCATATATAgacaatatataaacattcTTGCGTCCAATTGTCTGTCGTTTCCTCTTTCAttcatgcatacacacacacacagacaaacatcgcatatgtttgtatgtttgctcTGTttctatgcataaatatatttgtgcaattcattaacaattaaagACTTTACGTAATAGAATGTGTTTCAAAcgtattgctttttattattgttgactCTTTTTCCGTATCTTTCCATGTGCTGCTTATTAGCtagcgcgctctcttttgcccacacacacacacacacatacacagctcTACTTAATTTTAACTGCGTCATAgctgcatacatacatacaaatgcacaGGCTAATAAAGATGAAAACTTATGCTACTTTTACTCAAGTTTCAAAGCCATGACTAACTAGTTACCTTTAGTTTTggttatgcataaaaaataaataaactcaccacatacatacacacacacacacacttacacacatacaagtggTCGCTCTCATTACGCGCTCtctgttattgttttgcttttgctcgcAACGACAGCAATATGTATATTGCGTGCTCGCTCGCACCCATAGTGCGTCAGCTGTTTACTGGGCCAAAATACaagcttatgtatgtatgtgcgcgtgtgtgtgtgagtaaaaGAAATCAACACAAGGCAAAAACTACgcattttgttagtttttgtcTTAGCAGTTAATTGGCAACGATTTGGCATGAGTTTGGCATATTAGTAAATatgagtgcatgtgtgtgtgtaagggcAGTAGTTTTGTTATGGGTCTCTAATCTTAGAGCCAAAACACGTTTTACCTGTTTTTTACCTGAAACCTGTCAAATCtagcgtatgtatgtgtagttTTGGTTTCTGTTTCCTACTGTTCTTATTCGGTTGCTTTTGATGCATTTTCTTAACGGCAGGCTACTTAtctataacaacaacaagagcctCAACAGCTGGGTTTGTTGTGTCTGCAGGCCAAAGCGAGATGGCATGTAAACAAtcgaatgaaaaaaaataaaaacaagttaaaCTTCTTGGAGAAGTCGACTTTTtctttgttaaacaattgtcGCAGCTGCATTTTGGTTATTGTAGGTCATAAAATAGCGATTGCTATAGACGATATAGTAAAATCCTACAAAAAACAAGTTCATTCAACTTGCAAGTAGGAGAGAGTAAgcaggagagagagagagagtaaagcATGTGTgttaagcaaagaaaacagAAAAGACGTGTGTGCTTATCTTTGGAATATTGAGCTGCACACATaggcatatatttatttatgtgtgtgtatatatgtgtttgtatatattagtGTTGTTCATGCATATCGCACATGTCTAAATCCGTAAATAGAAAAGATACCAAATGCAGGCAGAGAACAAACCCAAAAAATGCGTTTTTATCACGCTTCAGCAAAGATAATTGACAAAATGTCGCGTCGCCCGcatttttagttattaaacTAATGGAAATTGCCAGCGGGGCTACCAGCAGCACTGACCTGACCTTTTGACACAGTCATGtctataatttgaaaataattaacttttgcttttttgaacacaacttttatttgcaacaattggctttgaataaaaaaaaaatataataaaaaaatagttatgtatgtttatttaacacatttataaacttttaactaACTTAAACTAACTCTTAACTTTCtcttattataaacaaaattagttaagtaaattttataaaagaaaaacgtaAACTTTTTGTAAGCACACAAAACTCACCTTAgctatgtaattaattaataataattaagtagccatttgaattgaaatgtaaacttcaaagaaatacaaaacaaaaaaagaagaaaatgatgaacaataaatttttgcagcgactgcaaaccataaaactataaaaccAAGTACAAAGaagcgtttttatttataataaaaaaatatatatctcaAACTCAAACAGGAACTAAAGCGGCAACCACACTGCTCCCATAAAAATCACTTTCCCAACCAAAAGTTCCAGCAATTCCATTTCTCATACCACTCTCAAATATCCTCATGTTATACCCACCACCAAACTCTTCTCATTGATAAATCAAATGACGCATTTAAAACTAATAGCAAattttctcttcttttttctttaattgcaggttaatttttatatcgaaactattttattttatttagttgctatatataacaaatctttcattgcaatttgcatatcgTAAATTTGATAACTTTAACTAAACATGGACTTTTTCTCGTTCTTCTTCGATCTCTTTGCAGTGCCAAATGGGACATCTGATGTGTGCAGCTTGCTTTACCCATCTACTGGCGGATGGACGGTATGAAACTGAAAAGCGCAAATTAAAcgacttaaaaaattatttactgtGATTTGaccaaatacattttaaaacattCGACAACAAGCAACTgaaaatttactaatttaagtAACTTTTCTCTTCTTTTATGCTATAGCCTGCGTGATCAGATTGCTACTTGCCCCAATTGTCGCGTGGAAATTTCAAAGAGCACCGCTTCACGTAATCTGGCTGTAGAGAAGGCAGCCTCGGAGCTGCCTAGTGAATGCCAGGTAAGCTACTCTTAATACCTTATcgaacttaaatattttaatgctgctcTTTTAGTTCTGTAACAAAGAATTTCCCTATAAATCGCTGGAGCGTCATGAGCAGCACGAATGCCAGGAGCGTCCCACCAAATGCAAATACCATCGCATTGGCTGCCTCTGGCGTGGACCGCATCATGAGAGTAAGTGCTACAATCACACGAGCGAACAAGAAGTTATTCCCCTTTTAACCCACAGCTACCGAACATGAGCGCAATTGTCTGCATCCGCAAAAGTCGGGCTATGAGGTGATGGCAGCGCTGGAAGCACATGACCTTAAAATCAAAGAGGAAAAGAAAATGTTCAGCACCTTGATTGATCTGCTGAGCTATgagaaaattatattcaatgaTTTACAAATGAAACCCTATCGCACGGATGAGTATGTCCACAAGCTGTTCTATGAGACGGCTCGCTTTTCGGCCTTCAACCAGCAGTGGGTGGTCAAGGCGCGCATTAACAACAGCGCACGTGATCCACACCAGTCGAACGAGCGCACCATTACCTATCAGCTGATATTGAAAACCAAAACCAGCACACCCATGAGCATACATTTCTTTGCGCTGAAAGGTCCCTTCTCTGATATGAAGGTTACTAcgcaaatatacaaacatgAATTCACAGAAACTGTAAGCgttttgctaataataataatatataaatgactcattgtttattttttgcagagCACTGAAAGTGATTACTATGTGCTGCCATTGCCAGATGGCAATGGATCTAGTTCCAGCGAATGCAATCGTATGCTGGCCAATAAGGGCATCAACTTTCGGTTTGTTTTGATAGCAATATAAACAACTTAACGTATtattaatgatttttttttacgtCTTTTGCAGTTTGCTCATGTTTCTGCTAAACAAGTGAgaattatgttaaatttatgcatagtACAGAATTTTTGAAAGTTAGCTTAAGTTTGTTGTTTCTAACTcgtaaatgtgcaaaaaattaGACAtagctaatatatatataaaaaaaaaatacatatatatacatatattttctaaCTATAAATGTACAACAGACAAAATTCTATGACGCCCTCAAGCAAAAcatacacatttaaatttaaaactatatgTAAAACTGATTCAAAACATTTGTAACGCGTTAGGTTGTACTTTAAACCTAAGTTTAGTCGagttttaagctttatattGCTGGCAAGACAAACACTTTGTTTCCGATTTACAAAGAAAACGtatatttaactaaagttTAAGACAACGGCACCCCCATTTAAGTTGTAACTTTAAAAATTCTCAGCAAAGCCATAAACTAAATGTAAAATGCCATTTGTAaagcattaatttttcaataactgtttagcaacaattatgtttaaactttgctgttagTATAGCTGGAAAACCATCGATGGCATCGATCAGTAGTATCGTTTGTTCCTTTCCTAAATGAATAAACTCCCATTAACTATAATGCCAATAGATTTTCTTTGAAAAACATTTACTAAAGcctttgtgttttgtttttataactCTAAGCTTATGAATTTTGTTCTGtgcaatcgatactatcgatttaataaaactaagcCAACTCAAGCTGTTAGTGCAATTTGGAGAATTTTCAAGTAGTGTgactaaaaaaataataacgaatgcatacatacatatatttaaatgatcTCACTgtgtaataacaattaaaaccaAGCTTTTGTGCTTTGCTAAAAACTCAGAAATCGAGCCGTAACTTTAACTACAAAGAGGTGGCATAGATCTGAAACATGAACTATGCACAAGAATACACTGTAAGAAAAATAACACCAAGCTGATACTAAACTACAAATGTtaatgtatacatataaataacaagcaaaagGCTATGATATAATAGCgaatacaaattacaattctccatttgctttgttgcctAGAAATAGCAAAACTCCACTTGAAGAAAATATCAactttttttgtatgcaaatttctcTTATTTTTCTGTTATCCTAAATTTACATTCTTATgtctaatatttatatgcatcgTTAAATGATACAGctatacataaacatatgtattaatgataattcttaataaataaaaatgaaagtgcaaacaaaagacaGTCTTCtggtgttttctttttgttagtCTTCATCCTCTTCCATAGTCTGGTATTTGTTGCTCATGTGATTTGCAATTACTTCCCGAGGATTCTTCTTAAAGTTCTTATCTTTAATGAGTTTCTCAAAGGACTGCACTTTCTTAACATACTCCTCACGCTTTTTCTTTATCTTTGCTTTGGTGCTCAGTTTCTCAGGCACTGCCAGTGCTGCCTGCTCTTCTTCATTCTTCTTTTGAGTCTTGACGAGGTTGTAAATTCCCTGTAGCGAAGGCAGCGCATCTCTTAATGGCTTTAAGTCGCCAATCACCTTCGCTTTCTCTCGATTCTTACGCGCGTTCTCCTCTTTGCGCTCTTTTTTCATTTCTACAAAGCgtttaattagctttttgtGCTTCGCCTCTGACTTTTCcctctttgttgttgtcttctTTGGCGTCAACGTCTTGTGCAGCAATTGCTCTTGACGCTCTGATTTTCTCAGCTTTGCCTGCACATCTTGCGTCTTTTGCTTGGCTGCGCCCACAGCTGTTTTAGCCTTGGcacgtatatttttttttgttttagccaTTATTAagactttatttaattaaacgttTTAGAATTGTACAACAGGTTTGTAGACGCTAGCACGTTGTTAGatcagctgtttgctgttaaatAGCGCTGCTCTTGCGCTGTTAAGATGAAGCGCTGTTAAATGTCGATTACATGACCGATAACTTGTCGGCATTTCAGTTATCGTTgaagaaaaaagtaaataagccGCAagaaagtattaaaaattgtttataagcaaaaaatagcAACATGGATTACGATTTTAAGATGAAAACGCAAATGGAGCGCACAAAGGTGGAGGACTTGTTTAACTATGAAGGTTGCAAAGTAGGGCGCGGCACTTATGGACATGTCTACAAAGCCAAGTGGAAGGAAACAAGGTAAGCGTCATGAGTTTct
The DNA window shown above is from Drosophila busckii strain San Diego stock center, stock number 13000-0081.31 chromosome 3L, ASM1175060v1, whole genome shotgun sequence and carries:
- the LOC108599543 gene encoding cysteine and histidine-rich protein 1 homolog, whose amino-acid sequence is MSTVESSSSAVQQPPSSTLPMLGDMQMQMQASTSSASTSVGVPLDTQSSGEPPAKKQMLDPNAASSSSSSSSSMSGGAGSAGAACGSEKLAYRISTALCCAVCLDLPKTAMYQCQMGHLMCAACFTHLLADGRLRDQIATCPNCRVEISKSTASRNLAVEKAASELPSECQFCNKEFPYKSLERHEQHECQERPTKCKYHRIGCLWRGPHHETTEHERNCLHPQKSGYEVMAALEAHDLKIKEEKKMFSTLIDLLSYEKIIFNDLQMKPYRTDEYVHKLFYETARFSAFNQQWVVKARINNSARDPHQSNERTITYQLILKTKTSTPMSIHFFALKGPFSDMKVTTQIYKHEFTETSTESDYYVLPLPDGNGSSSSECNRMLANKGINFRLLMFLLNK
- the LOC108599546 gene encoding protein FAM207A; protein product: MAKTKKNIRAKAKTAVGAAKQKTQDVQAKLRKSERQEQLLHKTLTPKKTTTKREKSEAKHKKLIKRFVEMKKERKEENARKNREKAKVIGDLKPLRDALPSLQGIYNLVKTQKKNEEEQAALAVPEKLSTKAKIKKKREEYVKKVQSFEKLIKDKNFKKNPREVIANHMSNKYQTMEEDED